A genome region from Rickettsiales endosymbiont of Stachyamoeba lipophora includes the following:
- a CDS encoding GDP-mannose 4,6-dehydratase, whose translation MYLVTGCAGFIGFHLVETLLANNQSVIGIDYISEQLPYSLKQARLNRLLTHPKFVFYKVDLCNKKQLYEILDNYKIEYIIHLAAQTGVRYSAINPSIYIKCNIDAHLIMLEYACKIKGTLKHFIYASSSSVYGNNYKIPFQEKDITMEPTSVYAATKLAGEHLSYSFSSMYNLPITGLRFFTVYGEWGRPDMAFFSFTDKIYNGRPIEVFGNGSQKRDFTYIQDVIYAIIQVINLTPSEQVRYQLLNIGNNYPVSVNYLVELIEQNLKTKAIIEYQTQALGDVNITCADITKAKALIGYAPKTSIEEGMQKFIDWYLNYKLERCLA comes from the coding sequence ATGTATTTGGTTACTGGTTGTGCAGGTTTTATTGGTTTTCACTTGGTCGAAACTCTTCTTGCAAATAATCAATCAGTTATAGGAATTGATTATATTTCTGAGCAGTTGCCGTATTCTCTTAAACAAGCACGATTAAATAGATTGCTAACGCATCCTAAATTTGTTTTTTACAAAGTGGATTTGTGTAACAAGAAGCAGCTTTATGAGATTTTAGATAACTATAAAATTGAATATATCATTCACTTGGCTGCCCAAACAGGGGTTAGGTATTCTGCTATTAACCCTAGTATATATATAAAATGTAATATCGATGCGCATTTAATAATGCTTGAATACGCTTGCAAAATTAAAGGCACACTTAAACATTTTATTTATGCGAGTTCTAGCTCGGTATATGGTAATAATTATAAAATTCCTTTTCAAGAGAAAGATATAACCATGGAGCCTACTTCAGTATATGCTGCAACAAAGCTGGCAGGGGAGCATTTATCTTATTCATTCTCATCAATGTATAACTTACCTATTACCGGACTAAGATTTTTCACAGTTTATGGGGAGTGGGGAAGGCCAGATATGGCATTTTTTAGTTTCACCGATAAAATTTATAACGGTAGGCCTATAGAAGTATTTGGCAATGGAAGCCAAAAAAGAGATTTCACTTACATTCAAGATGTAATCTATGCTATAATACAAGTAATTAATTTGACACCTAGTGAGCAAGTGAGGTATCAATTATTAAATATTGGTAATAATTACCCTGTCTCTGTTAACTATTTAGTTGAATTGATTGAACAAAATTTAAAGACAAAAGCTATTATAGAATATCAGACGCAAGCATTAGGCGATGTAAATATCACGTGCGCTGATATAACTAAGGCAAAAGCTTTAATTGGATATGCTCCTAAAACTTCAATTGAAGAAGGAATGCAAAAGTTTATAGATTGGTACTTAAATTATAAATTAGAAAGATGTTTAGCATAA
- the dapB gene encoding 4-hydroxy-tetrahydrodipicolinate reductase, which produces MKIIVFGAGGKVGTLICEYLLNQEEHELVGAIVSQRSVLKGEQVYNSSIIYDDKVDDYLADADVIIDFSCMYATLELITKLKDKPLPIVIGTTGFNVEALTEIRKYTQHAPIMLAANFSLGIILLKKAAQEMKSYFGLEFDVEIIETHHNLKKDAPSGTSLNIAQALGFKDSDIVTSQRYLGYEPRTQGTVGISSIRGGNNFGEQEIRFIGNNEEIRISHHAFTRKIYVEGAIKAAEWLIDKSHKMYTIEDMFN; this is translated from the coding sequence ATGAAAATTATTGTGTTTGGTGCTGGTGGTAAAGTGGGTACTTTGATTTGTGAATATTTACTTAATCAAGAGGAGCATGAATTAGTTGGCGCTATTGTTAGCCAACGTAGTGTTTTAAAAGGAGAGCAGGTATATAATTCATCCATCATTTATGATGATAAAGTAGATGACTATTTAGCTGATGCAGATGTAATAATCGATTTTAGTTGTATGTATGCTACTTTGGAATTGATAACCAAATTAAAGGACAAGCCACTACCCATAGTAATTGGTACTACGGGTTTTAATGTTGAAGCATTAACAGAAATAAGAAAATATACCCAACATGCTCCGATAATGCTAGCTGCCAACTTCTCCTTAGGCATTATTTTATTAAAAAAAGCAGCACAGGAAATGAAAAGCTATTTTGGATTAGAGTTTGATGTGGAAATAATAGAAACTCATCATAATCTTAAAAAGGATGCCCCTTCAGGGACTTCATTAAATATTGCTCAAGCATTAGGATTTAAGGATAGTGATATTGTTACTTCACAGCGTTATTTAGGCTACGAACCGAGAACGCAAGGTACGGTGGGTATAAGTTCAATACGTGGTGGCAATAATTTTGGTGAACAAGAAATTAGATTTATAGGCAATAATGAAGAAATTCGTATAAGCCACCACGCATTTACTCGTAAAATTTATGTTGAGGGTGCCATTAAAGCTGCTGAATGGTTGATTGATAAATCACATAAAATGTATACAATTGAAGATATGTTTAATTAA
- a CDS encoding flavin reductase family protein encodes MQFSDDEFKECLGHFSTGIAVATTKIAGDEYVGITINSFTSVSLNPRLVLFCVDKKSTTLEGFIKQDSFAVSILDSSQYLIAKHFASPKANKFENIRYILGVTGAPIIVPHLTFMECQKYATYEAGDHFIIVGEVINLKTAKNESSDPLIYFKGQFFRDPQPV; translated from the coding sequence ATGCAATTTAGTGATGATGAATTTAAAGAATGTTTAGGACATTTTTCTACTGGTATAGCAGTAGCAACCACTAAAATTGCTGGTGATGAATATGTAGGTATTACTATTAATTCGTTTACCTCAGTATCATTGAATCCACGCTTGGTTTTGTTCTGTGTTGATAAAAAATCTACAACATTAGAAGGTTTTATAAAGCAAGACTCATTTGCGGTAAGTATTCTAGATTCCAGTCAATATTTAATAGCTAAGCATTTTGCTTCTCCTAAAGCTAATAAATTTGAAAATATTAGATATATATTGGGTGTAACAGGTGCTCCAATTATAGTACCTCATTTGACTTTTATGGAATGTCAAAAATATGCAACCTATGAAGCTGGCGACCATTTTATCATAGTCGGTGAAGTGATAAATTTAAAAACTGCCAAAAATGAAAGCTCAGACCCCTTAATTTACTTTAAGGGGCAATTTTTTAGAGATCCTCAGCCTGTTTAG
- a CDS encoding flagellar motor protein MotB, whose amino-acid sequence MADESKPSIIIKKVKKVSGGHHGGAWKVAYADFVTAMMAFFLLLWLLSSVPTEKLIGIADYFTPTVGIRDGKGIGFDGGKSPQYDGSNAGNPKSNQSIVFGAPSQGNIITAPESSQPNNNLDFFSLAQSIKDGIKKDSELAQFSDHIIIDETKEGLRIQVVDKKGRPIFKPGTTQLEPYSKIIFSKLSNIIKYMPNYLAVYGHTNGTTSPTFDHWTISSQRAIVARLFMETSGVDDEQFNRVAGKANRDLLIIDNPNAPENIRISIIMLRN is encoded by the coding sequence ATGGCGGATGAATCAAAACCCTCAATAATAATTAAAAAAGTAAAAAAAGTTAGCGGCGGCCATCATGGCGGAGCCTGGAAAGTTGCTTACGCAGACTTTGTTACTGCTATGATGGCTTTTTTCTTATTATTATGGTTACTCAGTTCAGTTCCCACCGAAAAATTAATAGGCATTGCTGATTACTTTACACCCACCGTAGGCATTAGAGACGGCAAAGGTATTGGATTTGACGGCGGCAAAAGCCCTCAATACGATGGAAGCAATGCAGGCAATCCTAAAAGCAATCAGTCTATTGTCTTTGGAGCTCCTAGCCAAGGAAATATAATAACCGCCCCTGAAAGCTCTCAACCTAATAACAATCTAGACTTCTTCTCTTTAGCTCAAAGCATTAAAGACGGTATTAAAAAAGACAGTGAACTTGCTCAATTTAGTGATCATATAATTATTGATGAAACCAAAGAAGGTTTAAGAATTCAGGTAGTGGATAAAAAAGGTAGGCCAATCTTTAAACCAGGCACAACTCAACTTGAACCTTATAGTAAAATTATATTTAGCAAGCTAAGTAATATTATTAAATACATGCCTAATTACCTTGCAGTATACGGCCATACCAACGGCACTACCAGCCCCACTTTTGATCATTGGACCATATCATCACAAAGAGCTATTGTGGCTCGTTTATTTATGGAAACATCCGGCGTTGACGATGAACAATTTAATCGCGTAGCAGGTAAAGCTAATCGTGATTTATTAATAATAGATAACCCCAATGCTCCAGAAAATATTAGAATTAGCATCATTATGTTAAGAAACTAA
- the pssA gene encoding CDP-diacylglycerol--serine O-phosphatidyltransferase translates to MNDSKINDELVKAQPSFARLIPNILTIASLGFGLTAIKLALSGKWEQAILCILVAMCLDGLDGRIARFMGVTSNFGAQLDSLCDMVNFGVCPPVVFYLWAAAHQQLKPFSWALILLYVMCMAIRLARFNVTALEEHDDSKLNEHFIGVPAPAGAFLILLPIMISFELEFHNLFDYNALIGYVAIIGLLLASRIPTLSLKKVKINPSTVWIVMLACGMLLSFIIIEPWVVLPLVGILYLITIPVFALKFKKAHR, encoded by the coding sequence ATGAATGATTCTAAAATTAATGATGAGTTAGTTAAGGCTCAACCATCGTTTGCAAGGTTAATTCCTAACATTCTAACTATTGCTAGCTTGGGATTTGGGTTGACTGCAATTAAACTGGCTTTAAGCGGAAAATGGGAGCAGGCAATATTATGTATATTGGTTGCAATGTGTTTAGATGGGCTTGATGGTAGAATTGCAAGATTTATGGGTGTTACTAGTAATTTTGGAGCTCAACTTGACTCGCTATGTGATATGGTGAATTTTGGGGTGTGCCCGCCAGTAGTATTTTATTTATGGGCTGCTGCACATCAGCAGCTCAAGCCGTTTTCTTGGGCATTAATATTACTTTATGTAATGTGTATGGCAATTAGGCTTGCGAGGTTTAATGTTACTGCTCTAGAAGAACATGATGATTCAAAGCTTAATGAGCATTTTATTGGAGTGCCAGCTCCTGCGGGAGCCTTTCTAATATTATTGCCAATAATGATAAGTTTTGAATTGGAATTTCATAATTTATTTGATTACAATGCATTAATAGGTTATGTGGCAATTATTGGTTTGTTGCTAGCTAGTAGAATCCCGACTCTTTCTTTAAAAAAAGTAAAAATTAATCCATCTACAGTGTGGATTGTAATGTTAGCTTGCGGGATGCTGCTTAGTTTTATTATTATTGAGCCATGGGTAGTATTGCCATTGGTTGGAATCTTGTATTTAATAACTATTCCTGTATTTGCATTAAAATTTAAAAAAGCTCACAGGTAA
- a CDS encoding phosphatidylserine decarboxylase produces the protein MLDTIKKFIPPIHPEGYQFIIIFALVTVVLALFSNTLGLVGLVLTIWCVFFFRDPVRVITNGDSILVSPADGLVQKVSNVIPPEESGLPQVEMQRISIFLNVFNVHVNCIPCKGVVEMLHYRPGKFLNAALDKASVDNERQVIRMKTEYGQKDILVVQIAGLIARRIVCNLENKQEVNKGEKFGIIRFGSRTDVYLPMDIQVKIQEGQTVIGGETVIADILPTAKA, from the coding sequence ATGTTAGATACTATTAAAAAATTTATACCGCCAATTCATCCAGAGGGATATCAATTTATTATTATATTTGCCTTAGTGACTGTGGTCCTTGCATTATTTAGTAATACTTTAGGTTTAGTAGGTTTGGTTTTAACTATTTGGTGTGTGTTTTTCTTTCGTGATCCTGTAAGAGTGATAACTAATGGTGATTCTATATTAGTTAGTCCTGCAGATGGATTGGTGCAAAAGGTTTCTAATGTGATACCTCCTGAAGAATCAGGATTGCCACAAGTTGAAATGCAAAGAATCAGCATTTTCCTTAACGTATTTAATGTACATGTTAATTGTATACCATGTAAGGGGGTAGTTGAAATGCTACATTATCGTCCTGGTAAGTTTCTTAATGCTGCATTAGATAAAGCAAGCGTCGATAATGAGAGACAAGTTATTAGAATGAAAACCGAATATGGGCAGAAAGATATATTAGTTGTGCAGATAGCTGGGCTCATTGCTAGAAGGATAGTATGTAATCTTGAAAATAAACAGGAAGTCAATAAAGGTGAGAAGTTTGGTATTATCCGCTTTGGAAGTAGAACGGATGTATATTTACCTATGGATATTCAAGTTAAAATCCAAGAAGGACAAACTGTAATTGGCGGTGAAACAGTAATTGCAGATATTCTTCCGACAGCTAAAGCATAA
- a CDS encoding dicarboxylate/amino acid:cation symporter: MKLWQKVTIGLLLGILCGFFAKELNSKQYLEYIKPIGDIFINMIKMIVMPLIYLSIVSGVTSISDSRTLGRIGLKSTFAFMTTTAFAILIGLTVSSIIQPGVGITLNFDQDVDLELSKKFDFVKMIVSIVPSNIFETLANGDVLQIVFFAIFTGITLNKMGEHGKKIISGCQVLAQMVFKMIEMIMQLSPYGAFALTSWVVGTQGVDVLNSLIKLVFTVIVAMLLQYIIFGLLIYIFAGLSPMPFYRKSFEYQALAFSTSSSKATLSTTMKICRDKLGISKTSTSFVLPLGASINMDGMAIYLGICAVFFAQATGYNLTLHDYFIVIITSTLGCIGVAGIPGGSMVMLPMVLSSIGMPIEGVALIAGIDRILDMLRTTINITGDATITLLVDKSENMLNTEIYNSTN, translated from the coding sequence ATGAAACTATGGCAAAAAGTTACCATTGGATTATTGCTTGGCATCTTATGCGGATTTTTTGCAAAAGAGCTTAATTCTAAGCAGTATCTAGAATATATAAAACCAATTGGTGATATTTTCATCAACATGATCAAAATGATTGTGATGCCTTTAATATATCTATCAATAGTTTCTGGCGTAACTAGCATTAGCGATTCACGCACTTTAGGTCGGATTGGCCTTAAATCAACTTTTGCATTTATGACTACCACAGCTTTTGCAATTTTAATTGGCTTAACTGTAAGCAGCATAATTCAACCTGGAGTGGGCATAACCTTGAACTTTGACCAAGATGTCGATCTTGAACTTAGCAAAAAATTTGATTTTGTTAAAATGATTGTGAGCATTGTTCCTTCTAATATTTTTGAAACCTTAGCAAATGGTGACGTTTTACAAATTGTATTTTTTGCAATATTTACTGGAATCACTCTTAATAAAATGGGCGAGCATGGCAAAAAAATTATAAGCGGTTGCCAAGTACTTGCACAAATGGTCTTTAAGATGATAGAAATGATCATGCAACTTTCTCCTTATGGCGCTTTTGCACTGACCTCATGGGTAGTGGGAACGCAAGGGGTTGATGTACTGAATAGCTTAATTAAGTTAGTCTTTACTGTAATTGTTGCCATGCTCCTTCAATATATTATTTTTGGTCTTTTAATTTATATTTTCGCCGGCCTATCTCCAATGCCTTTTTATCGCAAAAGCTTTGAGTATCAAGCCCTTGCATTTTCAACCAGCAGCAGTAAAGCCACCTTATCGACCACTATGAAAATATGTCGCGATAAATTGGGGATCTCGAAAACCAGTACTTCTTTCGTATTACCACTCGGTGCCTCTATAAACATGGATGGCATGGCAATCTATTTAGGCATATGCGCTGTATTTTTTGCACAAGCTACTGGTTATAACCTCACGTTACATGATTATTTCATTGTAATTATCACTTCTACTTTAGGATGTATAGGTGTTGCAGGAATTCCAGGCGGTTCCATGGTAATGTTACCAATGGTACTTTCTTCTATTGGTATGCCAATAGAAGGTGTAGCATTAATAGCCGGTATTGATAGGATTTTAGATATGCTAAGAACTACAATTAACATTACCGGCGATGCTACTATTACCTTGCTTGTTGATAAATCGGAAAATATGCTTAACACTGAAATTTATAATAGCACGAATTAG
- a CDS encoding TAXI family TRAP transporter solute-binding subunit: protein MFLKVVWFILFLTYSSFLNADSDINFNIGAGRKIGNYHLIAEEICAYFNSNKQQRCNVVISKGSHHNLDMLSNNKIDFAFLQYDHLIDYNKYAKANQKITPIVRLYNETLTIITTADSSINNFYDLKGKTVSTNGPNGGSRTVINYLARNLGHDFKINFADHIVDNHLINKLCNKKIDALSLMVSHPNILVNEINNECPIKFVEIPNNLINNLSDLQELGYFKFVIPDSVYKGIIYPTLTIGTHNMIVANSKESDPLVYNLLQVTYDILYSNTNKSLIHKVEGTFRKPPEEMHPSAERFFLKIEEKVHSLPNHN from the coding sequence ATGTTCTTAAAAGTGGTCTGGTTTATTTTATTCCTAACCTACTCATCTTTTCTAAATGCTGACTCGGACATCAATTTTAACATTGGAGCAGGACGTAAGATCGGCAACTATCACTTAATAGCTGAAGAAATATGCGCCTATTTTAATAGCAATAAACAGCAACGTTGTAATGTGGTTATCTCAAAAGGCAGCCATCACAACCTAGATATGTTGAGCAACAATAAAATTGACTTTGCCTTTTTACAATATGACCACTTAATTGATTATAATAAATACGCCAAGGCAAACCAAAAAATTACTCCTATTGTTAGATTATATAACGAAACTCTAACAATTATTACTACAGCTGATAGTTCAATCAATAATTTTTATGATCTTAAAGGCAAAACTGTTTCTACCAATGGCCCCAATGGCGGCTCTCGTACAGTTATTAATTACCTTGCCAGAAATTTAGGCCATGATTTTAAAATAAACTTTGCTGATCACATTGTTGATAATCACCTGATAAATAAATTATGTAATAAAAAAATTGATGCTTTGTCCTTAATGGTAAGCCATCCAAATATTTTAGTTAATGAAATTAACAATGAATGTCCTATAAAATTTGTTGAAATACCTAATAACTTAATTAACAACCTTTCCGACTTACAAGAGTTAGGATATTTTAAATTCGTTATTCCTGATAGTGTATATAAAGGTATTATATATCCTACTCTTACTATCGGCACTCATAACATGATTGTAGCGAACTCTAAAGAGTCCGATCCATTAGTTTATAATTTACTTCAAGTTACTTATGATATTTTATATTCTAATACTAACAAGTCCCTTATTCACAAGGTTGAGGGAACATTTAGAAAGCCTCCTGAGGAAATGCATCCTAGCGCAGAACGCTTCTTTCTAAAAATTGAAGAAAAAGTTCATTCTTTACCCAATCATAATTAA
- the truA gene encoding tRNA pseudouridine(38-40) synthase TruA → MPIYKLTIEYNGTNYCGWQRQNSIKPSIQQSIEEAISKINLATPVIFGAGRTDAGVHAVGQVAHVRLDKHWNPAKLTLAINAHLKIARHTIRILQVEEVGEDFHARFSAIKRYYKYKILNRFAEPSLEKNLVWHVSSSLNVDLMEEAAYVFAGKHDFTSFRATHCQAKNPVITLDKIKVYKQENHIYFELSARSFLHHMVRNIVGALKKVGDGSLAKEDIKNILELKDRNKAPATAPACGLYFCRVDY, encoded by the coding sequence ATGCCTATATATAAACTTACAATTGAATATAACGGTACCAACTATTGCGGCTGGCAAAGGCAAAATTCTATCAAGCCTTCAATCCAGCAAAGTATTGAAGAAGCGATCAGTAAAATTAATTTAGCAACTCCTGTTATTTTTGGGGCGGGTAGAACCGATGCTGGAGTGCATGCGGTTGGCCAAGTTGCACATGTAAGGTTAGATAAACATTGGAATCCTGCTAAGCTAACTTTAGCAATTAATGCTCATTTAAAAATAGCGCGCCATACAATAAGAATTTTGCAAGTAGAGGAAGTAGGGGAAGATTTTCATGCTCGTTTTTCAGCCATTAAAAGATATTACAAATATAAAATATTAAATCGTTTTGCAGAACCATCTTTAGAGAAAAACTTGGTGTGGCATGTATCAAGCAGCTTAAATGTTGATCTGATGGAAGAAGCTGCGTATGTTTTTGCCGGTAAGCATGATTTTACTAGTTTTAGAGCAACACATTGCCAAGCTAAAAATCCTGTTATTACCCTGGATAAAATCAAAGTTTATAAGCAAGAAAATCATATTTATTTTGAGCTAAGTGCAAGATCATTTTTACATCATATGGTAAGAAATATTGTTGGTGCTTTAAAAAAGGTTGGGGATGGTAGTTTAGCTAAGGAAGATATAAAAAATATTCTTGAGTTGAAGGATAGGAATAAAGCTCCTGCTACTGCTCCAGCATGTGGCTTGTATTTTTGTAGGGTGGATTATTAA
- a CDS encoding aminotransferase class IV: MNQFGAGVMWHDGIFVPWDEANIHIMTHGLHYASCVFEGIRVYKGKPFKLKEHMARLLKSADILNLTLKFQLDELIEIVNDLVDRQQINFGYIRPVVWRGKGKLLISAPHNQISIAIAAWETPAKYSQYQEGKDLNDGLKLCYAKWKRAPSDCIPHLSKCSANYVVGTVDKDNAVAQGFDDALMLDYRGYIAETTSANIFLVQDDKLHTPIPDCFLDGITRQSVIDIAKQNNIEVIERYILPEEFQHTQDVFLTSSASEISPVNSIERYNFSRHPITKQLYDQLMHHIMNL, encoded by the coding sequence GTGAATCAATTTGGTGCAGGAGTGATGTGGCATGATGGAATTTTCGTGCCTTGGGATGAAGCAAATATTCATATTATGACTCACGGTCTTCATTATGCAAGCTGCGTATTTGAAGGAATAAGGGTTTATAAAGGGAAACCTTTTAAACTAAAAGAGCATATGGCAAGACTGCTTAAGTCTGCCGATATTTTAAATTTGACTCTTAAATTTCAATTGGATGAACTAATTGAAATTGTAAACGACTTGGTGGATAGGCAGCAAATTAATTTTGGTTACATTAGACCTGTAGTTTGGCGTGGTAAAGGAAAGTTGCTAATTTCAGCTCCTCATAATCAAATTTCTATTGCTATTGCAGCGTGGGAAACGCCAGCAAAATATTCTCAATATCAAGAGGGGAAGGATCTAAATGACGGCTTAAAATTATGTTATGCTAAATGGAAGAGAGCTCCAAGTGACTGTATACCTCATTTAAGCAAGTGTAGTGCAAATTATGTGGTGGGTACAGTCGATAAAGATAATGCAGTAGCCCAGGGTTTTGATGATGCCTTAATGCTGGATTACAGAGGATATATTGCTGAAACTACTAGCGCTAATATTTTTTTAGTACAAGACGATAAGTTGCATACCCCTATCCCCGATTGCTTTTTGGATGGCATAACTAGGCAAAGTGTGATTGATATTGCTAAGCAAAATAATATTGAGGTAATTGAAAGATATATTTTGCCTGAAGAGTTTCAACATACTCAAGACGTTTTTTTAACTTCTAGTGCAAGTGAGATTTCGCCGGTAAATAGTATTGAACGCTATAATTTTAGTAGGCACCCAATCACTAAGCAGCTTTATGATCAGTTGATGCATCATATAATGAATTTATAA
- a CDS encoding pentapeptide repeat-containing protein, translated as MIDSQDRERKEYKLAKKLATLSSDERGKANITREVLNLLLKLYNSGELQEVAPSLIDIETNKIDLSFFNIVGQDLTGFDFSQFLLRYCNFSRSNFDEISAKTIVHRALDEMFKLIQVNMSNANLALRTVNNPAIGMTLKLPYNFSKLNLSNANFTRADLTGANFKEANLTQVNFSYSILNEAMFNQANVAQTNFDSAIFYPEQLVEAMNVDQAYFDNENIQEIIKNLKLKKGYSKFNLSYLYYQFIQKLRNGFKNNALLSFLFASKIKTYQPGLMGSVNKKMQDLATINKSVEPQMSQSPQSFVDKIQGAAKLKNSTEQHKIEK; from the coding sequence ATGATCGATAGTCAGGATAGAGAAAGAAAAGAATATAAGCTTGCAAAGAAGCTGGCTACCCTTTCTAGTGATGAAAGAGGTAAAGCTAATATTACCCGTGAAGTGCTAAACTTGTTATTAAAACTTTATAATTCTGGTGAGTTACAGGAAGTGGCGCCTAGCTTAATTGATATAGAAACTAATAAAATAGATCTGTCTTTTTTTAATATAGTTGGTCAAGATCTAACAGGATTTGATTTTTCACAATTTTTATTAAGATATTGCAATTTCAGTCGTAGTAATTTTGATGAAATTTCAGCTAAAACTATTGTTCACAGAGCTTTAGATGAAATGTTTAAGCTTATTCAAGTTAATATGTCTAATGCTAATTTAGCTTTAAGGACCGTTAATAACCCTGCAATTGGTATGACTTTAAAGCTGCCTTATAATTTTAGTAAACTAAATTTATCAAATGCTAACTTTACTAGGGCTGATTTAACAGGAGCTAATTTTAAGGAGGCTAATTTAACTCAAGTTAACTTTAGTTATTCAATTTTAAATGAAGCAATGTTTAATCAGGCCAATGTTGCGCAAACAAATTTTGATAGCGCAATTTTTTATCCTGAGCAGCTGGTAGAAGCAATGAATGTGGACCAAGCTTATTTTGATAATGAAAATATTCAGGAAATTATTAAAAATCTAAAACTGAAAAAAGGTTATTCTAAATTTAATTTATCATATCTATATTATCAATTTATACAAAAATTGCGTAATGGATTTAAAAATAATGCATTATTATCGTTTTTATTTGCTAGCAAGATTAAAACTTATCAACCTGGATTGATGGGGAGCGTAAATAAAAAAATGCAAGATTTAGCAACCATTAATAAGTCAGTCGAGCCTCAAATGTCTCAATCTCCACAAAGTTTTGTTGATAAAATTCAAGGTGCTGCTAAGCTGAAAAACAGCACGGAACAACATAAGATAGAAAAATAA
- the lptM gene encoding LPS translocon maturation chaperone LptM, whose product MKKFLATFTLIIALSSCGIKGNLYIPENQLIESS is encoded by the coding sequence ATGAAAAAATTTTTAGCCACTTTTACTTTAATAATAGCTCTTTCTAGTTGCGGTATTAAAGGAAATTTATACATACCTGAAAATCAACTAATAGAATCATCTTAA
- a CDS encoding D-alanyl-D-alanine carboxypeptidase family protein, whose translation MKFLVIIFSLLVIHKAYSFDKNIANKSSLLVVEQQTGRILFEKNADQYRYPASITKMMSSYLAFQALKENRINLNQDVTVSQHASSMKPTKLGLKPGTKIKIKDALTASIVKSANDATVVLAEAIAGSEAAFVKQMNQTAKLIGMDKTVYQNASGLPNAHQLSSAYDIAKLAIAIQRDFPTLYHKFYSIKKFDFKGKTYVTHNGVHRKFNQPGKTGYTFASGFNLVTTAKQDGRKIIAVVLGEESAPKRDHKMAVLLNKFLDRPLVELASTNTKPIKGTKIIKNHKNSFNPQKKQPKTKKAAKNYI comes from the coding sequence ATGAAATTTCTGGTAATAATTTTTTCTTTATTGGTTATTCACAAAGCTTATAGCTTTGATAAAAATATCGCCAACAAATCTTCCCTATTAGTAGTAGAGCAACAAACCGGTAGGATTTTGTTTGAAAAAAATGCAGATCAATATAGATACCCTGCTTCCATTACTAAAATGATGAGCAGCTACTTAGCATTTCAAGCTTTAAAAGAAAATCGTATTAATCTCAATCAAGATGTTACAGTATCTCAACATGCAAGCAGCATGAAACCTACCAAGCTTGGTCTTAAGCCTGGAACTAAAATTAAAATTAAAGATGCTTTAACTGCTTCAATAGTCAAATCTGCAAATGATGCAACTGTAGTGCTAGCAGAAGCTATAGCAGGAAGCGAAGCAGCGTTTGTCAAACAAATGAACCAAACAGCCAAGCTAATTGGCATGGATAAAACTGTTTATCAGAATGCTTCAGGGTTACCTAATGCCCATCAACTGTCCTCAGCCTATGATATTGCCAAACTAGCTATTGCCATTCAACGTGATTTCCCAACTTTATATCACAAATTTTATAGTATTAAAAAATTTGATTTCAAAGGTAAAACTTACGTTACTCATAATGGCGTACATCGTAAGTTTAATCAACCAGGTAAAACTGGGTACACTTTTGCTTCAGGATTTAATTTAGTTACCACAGCCAAACAAGATGGTAGAAAAATAATAGCCGTAGTTTTAGGAGAAGAATCAGCCCCTAAAAGGGATCATAAAATGGCAGTATTACTTAATAAGTTTTTAGACCGCCCTTTAGTAGAACTAGCTTCAACCAATACTAAGCCTATAAAAGGTACTAAGATAATTAAAAATCATAAAAATTCTTTTAATCCTCAGAAGAAGCAACCAAAAACTAAGAAAGCTGCTAAAAATTATATATAA